From a single Erpetoichthys calabaricus chromosome 1, fErpCal1.3, whole genome shotgun sequence genomic region:
- the LOC114646060 gene encoding uncharacterized protein LOC114646060 isoform X2: MLCIFRLMQSLPELPLYRCSQSLWLNLISTLIKFIKVFSSKGGITGRKIRNIMAVAAKNGNPNDAEREIEQTVMGIYVIRREGEDDTEEAEDVGVVLEGVEVLNELKNIVSAFIMLFGLIYALNLSYPHDLKFTFEVLQKVIMNMDGQSFLQKCKHLKLKCFSDHHKHNEDIFFCILIFFFFFYKLEMVKQRGRTFWFPLKVFLLCSFLPLTIEGHF; this comes from the exons ATGCTTTGTATTTTCAGATTAATGCAGAGTTTACCAGAATTACCACTATACCGCTGCAGTCAAAGTTTATGGCTCAACTTGATCAGTACTCTGATAAAGTTCATAAAGGTGTTCAGCAGCAAAGGAGGGATTACTGGAAGGAAGATCAGAAACATAATGGCAGTAGCAGCAAAG AATGGCAACCCAAATGATGCTGAGAGGGAGATTGAACAAACGGTCATGGGAATATATGTAATAAGAAGAGAAGGTGAAGATGATACTGAGGAGGCAGAGGATGTAGGTGTTGTACTTGAGGGTGTTGAGGTTCTCAATGAACTGAAGAACATTGTCTCTGCTTTTATCATGTTGTTTGGCCTGATCTATGCACTCAACCTGAGCTACCCTCatgatttaaaatttacatttgaagTTCTTCAGAAGGTCATAATGAACATGGATGGGCAAAGCTTTCTCCAAAAGTGCAAgcacttaaaattaaaatgcttcAGTGATCATCATAAACACAATGaagatattttcttttgtattctgattttttttttttttttttacaaattagaaATGGTTAAACAGAGAGGCAGAACTTTTTGGTTtcctttaaaagtatttttattgtGCAGCTTTTTGCCTCTGACCATTGAAGGACATTTTTGA
- the LOC114646060 gene encoding uncharacterized protein LOC114646060 isoform X1: protein MLCIFRLMQSLPELPLYRCSQSLWLNLISTLIKFIKVFSSKGGITGRKIRNIMAVAAKRDNIDLRRECVLKSLCVYLNEDMGNVVKEYLNGNPNDAEREIEQTVMGIYVIRREGEDDTEEAEDVGVVLEGVEVLNELKNIVSAFIMLFGLIYALNLSYPHDLKFTFEVLQKVIMNMDGQSFLQKCKHLKLKCFSDHHKHNEDIFFCILIFFFFFYKLEMVKQRGRTFWFPLKVFLLCSFLPLTIEGHF from the exons ATGCTTTGTATTTTCAGATTAATGCAGAGTTTACCAGAATTACCACTATACCGCTGCAGTCAAAGTTTATGGCTCAACTTGATCAGTACTCTGATAAAGTTCATAAAGGTGTTCAGCAGCAAAGGAGGGATTACTGGAAGGAAGATCAGAAACATAATGGCAGTAGCAGCAAAG AGAGACAACATTGATTTAAGAAGAGAGTGTGTTCTGAAGAGCCTCTGTGTCTATCTTAATGAAGATATGGGAAATGTTGTGAAGGAGTACTTG AATGGCAACCCAAATGATGCTGAGAGGGAGATTGAACAAACGGTCATGGGAATATATGTAATAAGAAGAGAAGGTGAAGATGATACTGAGGAGGCAGAGGATGTAGGTGTTGTACTTGAGGGTGTTGAGGTTCTCAATGAACTGAAGAACATTGTCTCTGCTTTTATCATGTTGTTTGGCCTGATCTATGCACTCAACCTGAGCTACCCTCatgatttaaaatttacatttgaagTTCTTCAGAAGGTCATAATGAACATGGATGGGCAAAGCTTTCTCCAAAAGTGCAAgcacttaaaattaaaatgcttcAGTGATCATCATAAACACAATGaagatattttcttttgtattctgattttttttttttttttttacaaattagaaATGGTTAAACAGAGAGGCAGAACTTTTTGGTTtcctttaaaagtatttttattgtGCAGCTTTTTGCCTCTGACCATTGAAGGACATTTTTGA